One stretch of Euphorbia lathyris chromosome 7, ddEupLath1.1, whole genome shotgun sequence DNA includes these proteins:
- the LOC136200563 gene encoding probable transcription factor KAN4 → MMRTASSSSSPFPDLSLQISPPLTRKSIHSERSSTTDSGSSGSGSDLSHEPSLKLGFEMGDLSSQSVQIPRNDIVYHHHHQHRHHYQPQIYGRELKRNGGGGGVKRSIRAPRMRWTTTLHAHFVHAVQLLGGHERATPKSVLELMNVKDLTLAHVKSHLQMYRTVKSTDKGSGHIDMGLKQRDVEGGKVEESIINNKGSSGLPDIAQIRDSWTSSSMETRDKTSEALPYSHLNPDNNSKDNEPMGGIHMFDRVKDSSLTTSSAMLVNLEFTLGRPSWQMEYAESSNELTLLKC, encoded by the exons ATGATGAGAACcgcatcttcttcttcctccccgTTTCCCGATCTTTCCTTGCAGATCAGCCCTCCATTAACGAGGAAATCCATTCACAGCGAACGGAGTTCAACTACAGATTCAGGTAGTAGCGGGAGCGGAAGCGATTTAAGCCATGAGCCGAGTTTGAAGTTAGGGTTTGAAATGGGGGATTTAAGTTCTCAAAGTGTTCAGATACCGAGAAACGACATCGTTtaccatcatcatcatcagcatCGTCATCATTATCAACCACAAATCTACGGCAGAGAGTTGAAGAGAaatggaggaggaggaggagtgaAAAGAAGCATCCGAGCTCCTAGAATGAGATGGACCACAACTCTCCATGCCCATTTTGTTCATGCGGTCCAGCTTCTTGGCGGCCATGAAA GGGCAACGCCGAAATCAGTACTGGAATTGATGAATGTGAAAGATCTAACCCTAGCTCATGTGAAGAGTCACTTGCAG ATGTATAGAACAGTGAAGAGCACTGACAAAGGATCAG GTCATATAGATATGGGGTTGAAGCAAAGGGATGTTGAAGGAGGAAAAGTTGAGGAGagtattattaataataaaggAAGTTCAGGTCTTCCAGATATAGCTCAAATAAG AGATTCTTGGACATCATCATCAATGGAGACAAGGGACAAAACTAGTGAGGCTTTGCCATATTCTCATCTCAATCCAGATAATAATAGCAAG GATAATGAACCAATGGGAGGCATCCACATGTTTGATAGAGTGAAGGACAGCTCATTGACAACTTCATCAGCTATGTTGGTTAACCTAGAATTCACACTTGGAAGGCCAAGTTGGCAAATGGAGTATGCTGAGTCATCAAATGAGTTAACACTCCTTAAGTGTTAA
- the LOC136200401 gene encoding xanthotoxin 5-hydroxylase CYP82C4-like: MDFTLQLTSICVLLSFIFLYNICLRGKKSSTASKSSSTQAPEPAGAWPIIGHLHLLGGANKLLHQTLGSMSDKYGPAFNIRIGSQSAFVISTREAAKECFTINDRAVASRPTTAATQHMCYNHAVFGFAPYSSHWREMRKIVMLELLANRRLEMIKHVQETEVGLSIRKLYNLWTKNNCIPVLVELNKWFEDLTFNVIVKMVAGKCYGEGDDEAERCKNAICRFFHLMGIFVVSDALPFLRWLDLEGHEKAMKKTAKDLDAVLSGWLHEHRQKRGLGEAKGDGENDFIDVMLSLETKGNLSGFAFDEDTSIKSTCLALIVGAGDTTTTTLTWAVSLLLNNPLVLKKAQAEIDLNVGKERQIEESDIKNLVYIQAIIKETLRLYPVAPIIPRQFMEDCTVAGYQVPAETRLLVNVWKIQRDPRFWENPSSFQPERFMKKNEGVDVRGQHFELIPFGAGRRSCPGASFALHALHLTLARLLQAFDLANLKDEDVDMSEGSGTTLPKATPLEVLVSPRLHLQLYNSSSLN; the protein is encoded by the exons ATGGATTTTACTCTCCAATTAACCTCAATTTGTGTACTTTTATCCTTCATCTTTCTCTACAATATATGTCTCCGAGGGAAAAAGAGCAGCACAGCAAGCAAGTCTAGCTCCACTCAGGCTCCAGAACCTGCTGGGGCATGGCCAATCATAGGCCATCTCCACCTTCTAGGAGGTGCTAATAAGCTtcttcatcaaacacttggaTCAATGTCAGACAAGTACGGCCCAGCATTCAACATCCGCATAGGCAGCCAAAGTGCATTCGTGATTTCCACCAGAGAAGCAGCCAAAGAATGCTTCACCATAAACGACAGAGCCGTCGCTTCTCGTCCCACAACAGCAGCTACTCAGCACATGTGTTACAACCATGCCGTATTCGGTTTCGCACCCTATAGCTCCCACTGGCGTGAGATGAGAAAGATAGTAATGCTTGAACTTCTCGCTAATCGCCGTCTCGAGATGATCAAGCATGTTCAGGAAACTGAAGTTGGATTAAGCATTAGGAAGCTTTATAATCTATGGACTAAAAATAATTGCATTCCTGTGCTTGTTGAACTTAACAAGTGGTTTGAGGATTTGACATTTAATGTGATTGTTAAAATGGTGGCTGGGAAGTGTTATGGAGAGGGTGATGATGAGGCTGAAAGGTGTAAGAATGCAATTTGTAGATTCTTTCATTTGATGGGGATTTTTGTGGTTTCGGATGCACTTCCGTTTCTGCGGTGGTTAGATTTGGAGGGGCATGAGAAGGCTATGAAGAAGACAGCTAAGGATTTGGATGCTGTGCTCTCTGGTTGGCTTCATGAGCATCGGCAGAAGAGGGGTCTGGGAGAGGCTAAGGGTGATGGtgaaaatgatttcattgaTGTGATGTTGTCACTTGAGACTAAAGGGAACCTCTCTGGTTTTGCATTTGATGAAGATACTAGTATCAAGTCTACTTGTCTG GCTCTAATTGTTGGTGCCGGGGACACTACAACAACTACACTAACATGGGCAGTCTCGCTGCTCTTGAATAACCCATTAGTATTAAAGAAGGCACAAGCAGAAATAGATTTAAATGTTGGAAAAGAACGCCAAATTGAGGAATCAGACATAAAAAACCTTGTCTACATTCAAGCTATAATCAAAGAAACCCTCCGTCTTTATCCCGTTGCTCCCATCATACCCCGTCAATTCATGGAAGATTGCACCGTAGCTGGTTACCAAGTCCCAGCAGAAACTCGTCTACTAGTGAacgtatggaaaattcagaGAGACCCCagattctgggagaacccatcAAGTTTTCAGCCAGAGAGATTTATGAAAAAGAATGAGGGTGTTGATGTAAGAGGTCAACATTTTGAGCTGATTCCTTTTGGGGCTGGAAGAAGATCATGTCCAGGTGCATCTTTTGCACTTCATGCTCTTCATCTTACACTGGCTAGGTTACTTCAGGCATTTGATTTGGCTAACTTGAAGGATGAGGATGTTGATATGAGTGAGGGGTCTGGGACTACACTACCAAAAGCAACTCCGTTAGAGGTTCTTGTTTCGCCGCGCCTCCATCTTCAACTCTACAATAGCTCAAGTTTGAACTGA
- the LOC136201392 gene encoding xanthotoxin 5-hydroxylase CYP82C4-like has protein sequence MEELNHNLQLLLLSGLISITFLYISLLRKKRTSIKNQNEAPEPSGAWPIIGHLHLLAGSDKLLHQTLGNMADKHGPAFNIRLGNRRVFVVSSSEIAEECFTSKDKALASRPRTTATKHMCYNDAMFGFSPFSPHWREMRKISTQMLLSSRRFEIIKTVHASEVDIGIRKLHNLWTQNGFLPVIVDVKEWSAALTLNVIVRMVAGKCFSDGSDEEEAVLCRETIAEFFRLLGIFVVSDAIPFLWWLDLKGHVKEMKKTGKDLDGILEGWVNEHRRKRGVSEVKAEKDLDFIDAMLTIEEAGRLEGFPFDGNTSIKATCLTVIAGGSDTTGNMLTWAISLLMNNKFALKKAQEELDLHVGPARKIQVSDLKNLVYLQAIVKETLRLYPVAPLSGPRESLEDCTVAGYHVPAGARLIMNLWKIQRDPKLWENPTVFEPERFLRKHVDVDVSGNQFELIPFGGGRRSCLGSSFAFFSIHFTLSVMVHAFDLVTPMGMPVDMREKPGLAVPRATPLELLLSPRPPATLYCTT, from the exons ATGGAAGAACTCAATCATAATCTTCAATTACTTTTACTTTCAGGATTAATTTCCATAACATTTCTCTACATTTCACTACTCAGAAAGAAAAGAACTTCAATTAAAAACCAAAACGAAGCACCTGAACCATCCGGCGCATGGCCAATAATCGGCCATCTTCATCTCCTCGCCGGTTCCGACAAACTCCTCCATCAAACCCTCGGAAACATGGCTGATAAACACGGTCCAGCCTTCAACATCCGCCTCGGAAACCGCCGAGTTTTCGTGGTTTCAAGCAGCGAAATAGCAGAAGAATGCTTCACAAGCAAAGACAAAGCACTTGCTTCTCGTCCTAGAACAACAGCCACAAAACACATGTGCTACAACGACGCCATGTTCGGATTCTCACCGTTTAGCCCTCACTGGCGCGAGATGAGAAAGATCTCAACTCAGATGCTTCTTTCCAGCCGTCGATTTGAGATAATCAAGACCGTCCATGCTTCTGAAGTAGACATAGGAATAAGAAAACTTCACAATCTCTGGACTCAAAATGGTTTCCTTCCTGTGATTGTTGATGTTAAGGAGTGGTCGGCGGCGTTGACTCTTAATGTGATTGTTAGAATGGTGGCTGGGAAATGTTTTTCTGACGGTTCCGATGAGGAGGAGGCGGTGTTGTGTAGAGAGACTATTGCTGAGTTTTTCCGGTTGTTGGGGATCTTTGTGGTTTCGGATGCGATTCCGTTTTTGTGGTGGTTGGATTTGAAGGGACATGTGAAGGAAATGAAGAAGACAGGGAAGGATTTGGATGGTATACTTGAAGGTTGGGTGAATGAGCATCGCCGGAAGAGAGGTGTGTCGGAGGTAAAGGCGGAGAAAGATTTGGATTTTATTGATGCAATGTTAACGATTGAGGAAGCAGGGAGACTTGAAGGTTTTCCTTTTGATGGGAATACTAGCATCAAAGCTACTTGTCTG ACTGTGATTGCTGGTGGGAGTGACACCACAGGCAACATGTTAACATGGGCAATCTCACTACTGATGAACAACAAGTTCGCATTAAAAAAAGCACAAGAAGAACTAGACCTTCATGTAGGACCTGCACGTAAAATACAAGTATCAGACTTAAAAAACCTGGTTTATCTCCAAGCCATAGTGAAAGAAACACTTCGTCTATACCCAGTAGCACCACTTTCAGGACCCAGAGAAAGCCTAGAAGACTGCACCGTAGCTGGATACCATGTCCCTGCTGGTGCTCGGTTGATAATGAACTTGTGGAAGATTCAAAGGGATCCCAAATTGTGGGAAAATCCAACAGTGTTTGAACCAGAGAGATTTCTTAGAAAACATGTTGATGTTGATGTTAGTGGTAACCAATTTGAATTGATTCCGTTTGGTGGTGGTAGAAGGTCTTGCCTTGGTTCTTCATTTGCTTTCTTTTCTATTCATTTTACACTTTCTGTAATGGTTCATGCTTTTGATTTGGTTACTCCGATGGGTATGCCTGTTGACATGAGGGAGAAGCCTGGACTCGCTGTGCCTAGAGCTACCCCATTGGAGCTTCTTCTTTCTCCACGCCCACCTGCTACTCTCTATTGTACTACTTGA
- the LOC136200875 gene encoding cytochrome P450 CYP82D47-like has translation MSPSLNSFAIGITVILIFYYYYYLLITKPRSSKLKSPPQAGGAWPIIGHLPLLAGRELAHIRLAELADKYGPIFTIKIGIYPALIVNSWELAKELFTINDAAVSSRPKFTAARILGYDFVNFGFSPYGDYWREMRKIVALELLSNRRLELLKHIRASEVKDSIKNVYKLWTIKKDEAGQTLVDMSSLFNDINADVILRMVAGKRYCSAGNGGEGEAWKLKKTFRDFFHLAGLFVLRDALPFMGWLDFGGFEKAMKRNAKELDRIGSEWLDEHRSKGDHKQQDFMDVLLSVIDGPHIFGHDADLVKKVTAMTLIAGGTDTVTVSVTWGLALLMNHPTALRKAQEELDIQVGKERLVTESDIEKLVYLQAIVKETMRLHPAGGLTSREFNEDCTIGGYHIPAGTRLLVNLYTIHRDPRVWSNPSEFEPERFLNKHKGVDVKGQHYELIPFGAGRRACPGIGLGILMNHLLLASFLQAFEMSRPSNEELDMRSSAGLTNSKVTPIEVLLKPRLPAYLYQ, from the exons ATGTCTCCTTCTCTGAATTCTTTTGCCATTGGAATCACTGTCATACTTATCTTTTACTACTATTACTATCTCCTAATTACGAAGCCCCGATCGTCTAAACTCAAATCACCACCACAAGCAGGCGGCGCGTGGCCAATTATAGGTCATCTTCCCTTATTAGCAGGCCGTGAGCTTGCCCACATAAGATTAGCAGAATTAGCAGACAAATATGGACCTATTTTCACCATCAAGATTGGGATATACCCAGCTTTAATAGTCAATTCCTGGGAATTAGCTAAGGAACTATTCACCATCAACGATGCAGCAGTATCTTCTCGCCCCAAATTCACAGCTGCGAGAATTTTGGGTTATGATTTTGTGAACTTTGGATTCTCTCCTTATGGTGATTACTGGCGTGAGATGCGCAAAATAGTAGCCTTAGAGTTGCTCTCTAACCGCCGGCTTGAGCTATTAAAACATATTAGAGCATCGGAGGTGAAGGATTCAATAAAGAACGTATACAAGTTATGGACGATTAAGAAAGATGAAGCAGGCCAAACTTTGGTTGACATGTCCAGTTTGTTTAATGACATAAACGCCGACGTGATTCTCAGGATGGTTGCAG GGAAGAGGTATTGTTCTGCAGGCAATGGGGGAGAAGGTGAAGCATGGAAGTTGAAGAAGACATTCAGGGACTTCTTTCACTTGGCAGGGCTGTTTGTGCTGAGGGATGCTCTTCCTTTTATGGGGTGGTTGGATTTCGGTGGATTTGAGAAGGCTATGAAGAGAAACGCTAAGGAACTTGACAGAATTGGGAGTGAGTGGTTAGATGAGCATCGTAGCAAGGGAGATCACAAACAGCAAGATTTCATGGATGTTTTGCTTTCTGTTATTGATGGTCCTCATATTTTTGGGCATGATGCTGATTTAGTCAAGAAAGTCACAGCTATG ACACTAATTGCAGGAGGAACTGATACAGTAACAGTTAGTGTAACATGGGGGCTAGCACTTCTAATGAACCATCCAACTGCACTAAGAAAGGCTCAAGAAGAATTAGACATTCAAGTTGGAAAAGAAAGACTAGTAACCGAATCAGACATCGAAAAACTTGTATATCTACAAGCAATAGTTAAAGAGACAATGAGACTGCACCCAGCAGGAGGACTCACATCACGAGAATTCAACGAGGATTGCACCATTGGTGGTTACCATATCCCCGCAGGCACTCGCCTTTTGGTTAACCTTTACACGATCCATAGGGACCCGCGCGTGTGGTCGAACCCATCCGAATTTGAACCGGAGAGATTTCTCAACAAACACAAAGGTGTTGATGTGAAGGGTCAGCATTATGAGCTCATCCCTTTTGGTGCTGGCAGGAGGGCTTGTCCTGGGATAGGTTTGGGCATTCTTATGAACCATTTACTGCTTGCAAGTTTTTTGCAGGCTTTTGAGATGTCAAGACCATCAAATGAAGAACTTGATATGAGGAGTAGTGCTGGATTAACAAATAGCAAAGTTACTCCTATTGAAGTTCTGCTTAAACCTCGTTTGCCTGCTTATCTATACCAGTAA